A section of the Candidatus Methylomirabilis sp. genome encodes:
- a CDS encoding pyridoxal-phosphate dependent enzyme: protein MTDLAAIRDAAALLQGVVHRTPLAPSATFSRLVGAPVRLKCENLQRSGSFKVRGAYVHIRRLPPAERGKGVVTASAGNHAQGVALAAAAAGLKATILMPRYAPIAKVVATEGYGARVLLEGETYDEAADRARVLAA from the coding sequence ATGACCGACCTCGCCGCCATCCGGGATGCGGCCGCCCTCCTGCAGGGTGTCGTCCACCGCACGCCCCTCGCCCCTTCCGCCACCTTCAGCCGTCTGGTCGGTGCTCCGGTCCGCCTGAAGTGCGAGAACCTGCAGCGGTCGGGCTCGTTCAAGGTCCGGGGAGCCTACGTCCACATCCGGCGCCTCCCTCCGGCGGAGCGGGGGAAGGGGGTGGTGACGGCCTCGGCCGGCAACCACGCCCAGGGGGTGGCCCTGGCGGCGGCGGCGGCGGGCCTGAAAGCGACCATCCTCATGCCCCGGTACGCCCCGATTGCCAAGGTGGTCGCCACGGAGGGGTACGGCGCCCGCGTCCTGCTCGAGGGGGAAACGTACGACGAGGCTGCCGACCGGGCGAGGGTCCTGGCGGC